The nucleotide window CTGAAAAAGGAAATCCAACTTCTAAAATATCCGCACCATTTTCTAACAAAACTTCTGCTGTTTTGATACTGTCTTCAACAGATGGATATCCTGCCATAAAGTAGCAAATAAGCGGTTTTTTAATCTCAAATACTTTTCCTATCACTGAACCATCTCCTAAAATTTTGTTAAAGCGTCATTTTTAAAATTTAATTCTAAAATTATAACAAACGTCAAGTGAGAAATGAGAGTGTTCCTAAATTTTTGTAAATTTACCTTTCCTTGTTAATGAGACTGAAGGTCAAAGGATCTATTTTTTGATTTTTTAACTTGAAAAGAGAAACATGAGATTCTTCGCCGACTATAGAATGACGGTGCGGATTTTTGGAACAGTCTAAGTGAGAAATTGGGGAAAAGTAGAAAACTCTTCTTTTTTGCCAGAATGACAAATTTTGTTTTCCTTAACTCTTTTCTATGGCTAATCTCTGTAAACGATTTTACCATTAAAGAACGTATATTTAACTTTGCCGGTTAATTTTCTTCCAAGCAATGGTGTATTTTTACTTTTTGATAATATCGTTTCTTCATTGACTTCCCAAGTTTCAAATGGGTCAAAGATTGTTAGTTCGGCAATCTCACCTTCTTTGATTTGTGGTGGTTTTAATCCAATTTTTTTAGCCGGCTGTATTGACATTACTTCAACCATTCTGTCTAAATCAAAGTAGTCTTTCTTAACAAGATCTAAAACTATAGGAAGTGCAAATTGTAGCCCAAGCATTCCTGGTGGACAAGCCTGTAATTCTTGCATCTTTTCATAATGTGCATGTGGTGCGTGGTCTGTTGCTACAAAATCAACAATACCACTTGCAAGAGCCCATCTGGTTGCTTCTATGTCTTCATGGGTTCTTAGTGGTGGCGAAACTTTTGCTATGCAAGAAAAATCTAAAAATTCTTCATCGGTCAGGTATAAGTGATGCGGAGTTACTTCAGCGGTTACCTTTGCTCCCATTGCTTTAGCCCATGCTACAATCTCAACAGATAGCTTGGAGGATATATGGCATATATGAACCGGCATTCCTGTTTGTATGGATAATATACAATCTCTTGCTACCATTGTGTCCTCTGCTTCCGGTGGAAGTGGTGGAAGTCCAAGTGCAGCTGCTATCTCTCCTTCGTGGGCAACACCGTTTTGTGAAAGGTTTAAGTCTTCACAGTGGTCAGCAACAAAGGTTCCAAGAGAGCCGGCATACTCCATCGCTTTTCTCATTATGAAAGAATCCATGACAGGAGCACCATCATCGGTAAAGTAAACAGCTCCTGCATCTTTAAGCAGTGCCATTTCTGTAAGCTCTTTTCCTTTTCTTCCTTTTGTTATTGCTGCAGCAGGAAGAACTCTACACAATCCTACTTCTTCACCTTTTTCTATAATGTATCTTACGATTGGTACATCATCAATAGCAGGTATAGTATTTGGCATACATACAACGGTTGTATATCCACCGGCAACAGCTGCTTTACTTCCAGACTCTATATCTTCTTTGTAAGTTTGACCAGGGTCTCTAAAATGAACATGTATATCTGTAAAAGATGGAGTTATAATCTTTCCTTCTGCATCAATAACCTCACAACCTGCAAAAGGCTGAATATTTTTTTCTATTCTCTTGATTTCTCCTTTTTCAATCAATATATCAAACTTATCATTTAGATTATTTTGAGGGTCTACAATATGTCCGTTCTTTATCAAAATCATTCTCAGACTCCTTGCAAAAGATGAATTTAGAATAAATTTAGCTCAGAAAATGAAAATTTCATTAAAAAACTTTAACAAAAATAATATTCTATCACAATCAAAAAACACTAATTTTAAAAACAAAAAAGTAGAAATAATTCATGGGTTATCATTACAGAAGGGGAAAGGATGGAGATTTTTCGTTAACTTTAGAATGACCTTAATTTTTGGAATATTATCTATATCCTGTTGCATTCTTGTAATCCTCGTTTTAATTTTATTTTTAAATTAATACACAAAAACAAAATTTTAAATGATGTTTTTCACAAATAAAAAAGCTATTGAAAATTTTAGTATTCTGTATTATATTAATTTAACAATACTACACTAAAATTATTTTATAATGGAGGATTTAAAATGTTTAGCGAAAATTTATTAGAAAAGAAAGCAAAAGATTTGTTAGAACAGGCTAAAAGTATCGCACTTAAAAACAATGACTCAATGGTTGATACAGACCATTTACTTTTGGCATTAATATCTAAAGATGATTCGCCACTTTTAAAGATTCTTGAAAAGAGAGGTATTGACAAGAAAGCTTTAAAAGAGAATATTACATCGTACTTAAACGATATTTACTCTCAAATAAATAAAGCTGTAGAGGATTATTCAAATTATTTAAAGACTCTACAATCCCAGTTAACACAAGCAAGAAATCAAGCTCTTGAAATATACAAAGAGCTTAGAAATGTAAAGGCTCAAAAAGAGAGATTAAAAAGAGACCTATCTTACGAGAGGGGATTTTTCTTTGGTGGTGGAAGTAGATTAGAGCTTGAAAGGTTAACTATATACGAAAAACAACTTGAGTCTAATTTAACCTCATTAAAATCCCAATTAGCTCAGCTAACGGATTCTAACACTGCTGATAAATTTTTATCCGGCGATATAAATCTTTTATCATTCTTATACAAGATTATAGAAAACAGCTCATTAATCAAACAAATTGAAGACCTTGGATTTTCCAAAGATAGATTTGTAGAAAAAATCATCGAAAATGTCACAGGCTCAAAAACTTCAAAAGTATATTCGTCAAAGCTTATTAAAGTTTTAGAAAATGCTGAAAAAATCGCATTTAGCAGCGGCTCTAATACAGTTGGCGTTGTTCATATAGCAACATCTTTGGTAGATAGTAAAGACACAATAGCTGGTAAAATTTTAGATGAAATATTAAATTTTGAGAAAAAAGAAGGAGGAAAGAAAGCAATGGACGAGAAAAATATCCAGCAAGAAATGGCAGAAGAAGAAAAGTCTGCATTAGAAAGATTTACTGTTGATTTAACAAAATTAGCAAAAGAAGGAAAATTAGACCCAGTAATTGGAAGAGAAAGAGAAATTCAACAAGTTATAGAAATCTTACTAAGAAGAACTAAAAACAACCCAGTATTGATCGGTGAGGCAGGAGTTGGTAAAACAGCTATTGTAGAAGGTTTAGCACAAAAAATAGTAAACAAAGAAGTTCCGGAGGAACTTCAAAATAAAAAGGTGTTATCTCTTGACCTTGGCGGTCTTGTTGCAGGTACAAAGTACAGAGGTGAATTTGAAGAGAGAATGAAATCTCTTATCGATGAGCTAAAAAAAGACCCAAATATCATACTATTCATAGATGAATTGCACACAATCGTTGGAGCAGGCAAAGGAGAAGGTGCTTCTGATGCTGGACAACTTCTAAAACCAGCTCTTGCAAGAGGAGAAATTAGAGTTGTAGGTGCAACGACGCTTGACGAGTACAGAAAATACATAGAAAAAGACCCAGCATTAGAAAGAAGATTCCAGCCTGTATATGTAGAAGAGCCGGATATTGATACAACAATAGAAATACTAAAAGCTTTAAGACCAAAACTTGAAAAACATCACAACGTAAAAATAAGTGATAAAGCAATAGAGGCAGCAGCAAAATTAACCGGTAGATACATACCGGCAAGAAAGTTCCCGGATAAAGCGATTGATGCCCTTGACCAAGCATGTGCAAGAAAAAAACTAAAGCTTGTTTATGCATCTCCGGAAGTTATTGAATTTGAAAGAAAAATCAAAATGTTAGACGAACAGATAATACAGGCTTCCTTAGACGGAGATTATGAAAAAGAAGCAAAACTAAAAATAGAAAAAGTAAATCTTGAAAAACAACTTAAAGATTTAAAAGCTAAATCTTCAAATGAAAGAACAAAACTTGAAGAATTACAAAGACAGCTTGAAGAAATTGAAAGACAGATAGAGTTCTACAGCCAAAAAGGCGATTACGAAAAAGAAGCTGAATACAAGATTAAAAAAGCTCAGATAGAAAAAGAAATAAAAGCTCTACAACAAAAGCTTGCTGAGTCTGTAGTTGTTACAGAAGATGATGTTGCAGAAGTTATAGCAGAATGGACCGGAATTCCTATATCTAAGATGAAAGAAGAGGAGATGGAAAGATTGCTTCACTTAGAAGAGGAAATGCACAAACGTTTAATAGACCAAGAACATGCAGTTAAACTTGTTGCAGAAGCTATCAGAAGAGCAAGAGCTGGATTATCAGACCCAAGAAAACCACTTGCATCATTTATGTTCTTAGGACCAACAGGTGTAGGTAAAACAGAGCTTGCAAAAACATTAGCAGAACTTTTATTTGACGATGAAGATGCGTTAATCAGATTAGATATGTCAGAATTTAAAGAAGAGCATTCTATTGCAAAATTGATTGGTGCACCTCCGGGATACGTAGGATACGAAGAAGGTGGAAAGCTTACAGAAGCAGTAAGAAGAAGACCTTACAGCGTTATCCTACTTGATGAGATAGAAAA belongs to Sulfurihydrogenibium sp. and includes:
- a CDS encoding AAA family ATPase — protein: MFSENLLEKKAKDLLEQAKSIALKNNDSMVDTDHLLLALISKDDSPLLKILEKRGIDKKALKENITSYLNDIYSQINKAVEDYSNYLKTLQSQLTQARNQALEIYKELRNVKAQKERLKRDLSYERGFFFGGGSRLELERLTIYEKQLESNLTSLKSQLAQLTDSNTADKFLSGDINLLSFLYKIIENSSLIKQIEDLGFSKDRFVEKIIENVTGSKTSKVYSSKLIKVLENAEKIAFSSGSNTVGVVHIATSLVDSKDTIAGKILDEILNFEKKEGGKKAMDEKNIQQEMAEEEKSALERFTVDLTKLAKEGKLDPVIGREREIQQVIEILLRRTKNNPVLIGEAGVGKTAIVEGLAQKIVNKEVPEELQNKKVLSLDLGGLVAGTKYRGEFEERMKSLIDELKKDPNIILFIDELHTIVGAGKGEGASDAGQLLKPALARGEIRVVGATTLDEYRKYIEKDPALERRFQPVYVEEPDIDTTIEILKALRPKLEKHHNVKISDKAIEAAAKLTGRYIPARKFPDKAIDALDQACARKKLKLVYASPEVIEFERKIKMLDEQIIQASLDGDYEKEAKLKIEKVNLEKQLKDLKAKSSNERTKLEELQRQLEEIERQIEFYSQKGDYEKEAEYKIKKAQIEKEIKALQQKLAESVVVTEDDVAEVIAEWTGIPISKMKEEEMERLLHLEEEMHKRLIDQEHAVKLVAEAIRRARAGLSDPRKPLASFMFLGPTGVGKTELAKTLAELLFDDEDALIRLDMSEFKEEHSIAKLIGAPPGYVGYEEGGKLTEAVRRRPYSVILLDEIEKAHPRVFDLFLQVLDDGRLTDSQGRTVNFRNTVIIMTSNIGSQYLTLIPVDAPEDVIEKEFEIAKKKVLEEVKNYFRPEFLNRIDEIIVFKPLFKKDIIQIIDLMVNALNKRLHDRNIKVELTDKAKEVLMKLGYDPLYGARPMRRAIQKYLETPLSEKILRREIKEGDTVIVDADETGENLVFTVKQS
- a CDS encoding dihydroorotase, encoding MILIKNGHIVDPQNNLNDKFDILIEKGEIKRIEKNIQPFAGCEVIDAEGKIITPSFTDIHVHFRDPGQTYKEDIESGSKAAVAGGYTTVVCMPNTIPAIDDVPIVRYIIEKGEEVGLCRVLPAAAITKGRKGKELTEMALLKDAGAVYFTDDGAPVMDSFIMRKAMEYAGSLGTFVADHCEDLNLSQNGVAHEGEIAAALGLPPLPPEAEDTMVARDCILSIQTGMPVHICHISSKLSVEIVAWAKAMGAKVTAEVTPHHLYLTDEEFLDFSCIAKVSPPLRTHEDIEATRWALASGIVDFVATDHAPHAHYEKMQELQACPPGMLGLQFALPIVLDLVKKDYFDLDRMVEVMSIQPAKKIGLKPPQIKEGEIAELTIFDPFETWEVNEETILSKSKNTPLLGRKLTGKVKYTFFNGKIVYRD